One window from the genome of Pseudomonas fluorescens encodes:
- the tldD gene encoding metalloprotease TldD: protein MSGLLSSVSEHLLAPGGVTLESLQGVLGDLAGPGIDAADLYFQGQISESWSLEDGIVKEGSFNLDQGVGVRAQSGEKTGFAYSNAITLEALGAAARAARSISRAGQNGTVQAFTSQDVAQLYAPDNPLEVMSRAEKVELLKRIDVATRALDPRIQQVSVSMAGVWERILVASTDGGLAADVRPLVRFNVSVIVEQNGRRERGGHGGGGRTDYRYFLSEDRAMGYAREALRQALVNLEAIPAPAGTLPVVLGSGWSGVLLHEAVGHGLEGDFNRKGSSAYSGRMGEMVASKLCTIVDDGTLAGRRGSLSVDDEGTPTECTTLIENGVLKGYMQDKLNARLMGVARTGNGRRESYAHLPMPRMTNTYMLGGQSDPAEIIASVKKGIYCANLGGGQVDITSGKFVFSTSEAYLIEDGKITAPVKGATLIGNGPEAMSKVSMVGNDLALDSGVGTCGKDGQSVPVGVGQPTLKIDAITVGGTGA, encoded by the coding sequence ATGAGCGGGTTGTTATCCTCAGTCAGTGAACACCTTTTAGCCCCTGGCGGCGTGACGCTTGAAAGCCTGCAAGGCGTGCTGGGCGACCTGGCCGGCCCGGGCATCGATGCCGCCGACCTGTATTTCCAAGGCCAGATTTCCGAGTCCTGGTCGCTGGAAGACGGCATCGTCAAGGAAGGCAGTTTCAACCTCGACCAGGGTGTGGGCGTGCGCGCCCAGTCCGGGGAAAAGACTGGTTTTGCCTACAGCAACGCCATCACCCTCGAAGCCCTCGGCGCTGCGGCCCGTGCGGCCCGCTCGATCTCCCGCGCCGGGCAGAATGGCACGGTCCAGGCGTTCACCAGCCAGGACGTTGCGCAGCTCTATGCCCCGGACAACCCGCTGGAAGTCATGAGCCGCGCCGAGAAAGTCGAATTGCTCAAGCGCATCGACGTCGCCACCCGCGCCCTCGACCCGCGCATCCAGCAGGTGTCGGTCAGCATGGCCGGGGTCTGGGAGCGGATCCTGGTGGCTTCCACCGACGGCGGCCTGGCGGCGGACGTACGGCCGCTGGTGCGCTTTAACGTCAGCGTGATCGTCGAACAGAACGGTCGTCGCGAGCGTGGCGGCCATGGCGGTGGCGGGCGCACCGATTACCGTTATTTCCTCAGTGAAGACCGCGCCATGGGCTACGCCCGTGAGGCGCTGCGCCAGGCCCTGGTCAACCTGGAAGCCATCCCGGCCCCGGCCGGCACATTGCCGGTGGTGCTCGGCTCCGGCTGGTCCGGTGTGCTGCTGCACGAAGCGGTGGGCCACGGTCTGGAAGGCGATTTCAACCGCAAGGGCAGTTCGGCCTACAGCGGGCGCATGGGGGAAATGGTCGCTTCGAAACTCTGCACCATCGTTGATGACGGCACCCTGGCCGGGCGTCGTGGCTCCCTGAGTGTCGACGATGAAGGCACGCCAACCGAATGCACCACGCTGATCGAAAACGGGGTGCTCAAGGGGTACATGCAGGACAAGCTCAACGCCCGGTTGATGGGCGTGGCCCGCACCGGCAACGGCCGTCGTGAGTCCTACGCGCACCTGCCGATGCCACGCATGACCAACACCTACATGTTGGGTGGCCAAAGCGACCCGGCGGAAATCATCGCCTCGGTGAAAAAAGGCATCTATTGCGCCAACCTCGGCGGCGGCCAAGTGGACATCACCAGCGGCAAGTTCGTGTTCTCCACCAGCGAGGCCTACCTGATCGAAGACGGCAAGATCACCGCGCCGGTCAAGGGTGCGACCCTGATCGGCAACGGGCCGGAGGCGATGAGCAAGGTGTCGATGGTCGGTAACGACCTGGCGCTGGACAGCGGGGTGGGGACGTGTGGCAAGGACGGGCAATCGGTGCCGGTGGGCGTCGGCCAGCCGACCCTGAAGATCGATGCGATTACCGTGGGTGGCACGGGCGCATGA
- a CDS encoding carbon-nitrogen hydrolase family protein, translating into MPVAVIQMVSQSDVLANLARARVLLEQAAAGGARLAVLPENFAAMGRRDIADIGRAEAFGQGPILPWLKQVARDLKLWIVAGTLPLPPVDQPEARSHACSLLVDDQGQIVARYDKLHLFDVDVADNRGRYRESDDYAYGANVVVADTPVGRVGLTVCYDLRFPELYSELRAAGAELITAPSAFTAVTGAAHWDVLIRARAIETQCYVLAAAQGGVHPGPRETFGHAAIVDPWGRVLAQQDQGEAVLVAERDSSEQASIRARMPVASHRRFFSQGARQRPVQDDEFKA; encoded by the coding sequence ATGCCAGTCGCCGTGATTCAAATGGTCAGCCAAAGCGACGTGCTCGCCAACCTGGCCCGTGCCCGGGTGCTGCTGGAGCAGGCTGCCGCCGGCGGCGCGAGGCTGGCGGTGCTGCCGGAGAATTTCGCGGCGATGGGGCGACGGGACATTGCCGATATCGGTCGTGCCGAAGCCTTTGGTCAGGGACCGATCCTGCCGTGGTTGAAACAGGTCGCCCGTGACCTCAAGTTATGGATTGTGGCCGGCACGCTGCCGTTGCCGCCGGTGGACCAGCCCGAGGCCAGGTCCCATGCCTGTTCGTTGCTGGTCGACGACCAGGGCCAGATTGTGGCGCGCTACGACAAGCTGCACCTGTTCGATGTGGATGTGGCGGACAATCGCGGGCGCTATCGCGAGTCGGATGACTATGCTTATGGTGCCAACGTGGTGGTTGCCGATACTCCCGTCGGCCGGGTGGGCCTGACGGTTTGTTATGACTTGCGGTTCCCGGAGCTCTACAGCGAGCTGCGGGCGGCCGGGGCCGAGTTGATCACGGCACCGTCGGCGTTTACCGCGGTGACCGGCGCGGCCCATTGGGACGTGCTGATCCGCGCCCGGGCCATCGAGACCCAGTGCTACGTGCTGGCGGCCGCCCAGGGTGGCGTGCATCCGGGGCCTCGGGAAACCTTTGGCCATGCCGCGATTGTCGACCCATGGGGCCGCGTGCTGGCACAACAGGATCAAGGCGAGGCCGTGCTGGTGGCCGAGCGCGACAGCAGCGAACAAGCGTCCATCCGGGCGCGCATGCCGGTGGCCAGCCATCGGCGCTTTTTCTCGCAGGGCGCTCGACAGCGGCCTGTCCAAGACGACGAATTCAAGGCGTAA
- a CDS encoding YhdP family protein produces MERLTRLIATLTRWGLGLCALLLVLLALYVSLGRELVPLVAEYRAEVETRAGAALGMPVHIGSLDGSWDALAPILAARDVVVGEGPNALHLDQVRAVPDLWGSLLARQVRIAHLEVSGLKISLKEGADGKWALEGLPVKDEQPLDPQQLLERMQVVSKFSVLDSQVTLQPVEQPPLTLTYVGLSLRTGTTRQRLDARLTLPDGQPVAINLRTRLRASDWKNGQADAYLSLPQSDWSKWLPKRLTQQWNFSRIQAGGEFWLSWGEGTVQSAAMRLNAPQLQGAYGERKPVQIHNLALNAYFQRGSQGFTATFDSLAMNLGETRWESHLQLQQTAATEQAEERWHLQADRLDLTPLTPLLNALAPLPEGLATTIDRLKVTGGLRNVLLDYRPQNTGDQKVSFATNLDTVGFDAYRGAPAARNVSGSLSGDLGGGELRMDSKDFSLHLDPIFAKPWQYLQANARLTWKLDKQSFTLIAPYLKVLGEEGRIAGDFLIRLHLDHSQEDYMDLRVGLVDGDGRYTAKYLPAVLSPALDEWLRTAIVKGAVDEGFFQYQGSLNHGAGDAARSISLFFKVHDAELAFQPGWPSVSKVSGDVFVEDSGVRIYASQGQLLDTQVKDVSVNIPHVPTGQSSHLLLDGGFAGGLGDGLKILQSAPIGTAETFAGWEGEGDLKGSVKLDIPLVKGEQPKILVDFATDQARLKLSEPALELTQLKGDFRFDSNKGLSGKGISARAFDRPVTAQIFAEGRAGALNTRVAASGQVEIKKLTSWLNVTQPLPVSGVVPYQLQVILDGADSQLSVSSSLKGVAVDLPAPFGMAADVGRDTVFRMTLQGPERRYWVDYGDLASFTYAAPSGKVADGRGELLLGAGDAVLPGAKGLRLRGTLSELDVSPWQDLVNKYAGQDPGGSAKQLLSSVDLTVGKLTAMGTTLDQASVQLDRKPNAWALRLDSQQAKGNVSLPDAKAAPIGIKLDYVRLPAPDPTVQADENAPDPLASVDPGKIPAMDIAIDQLFQGPDLIGAWSLQVRPTAKGIALNNLDMGLKGMVLNGSGGWEGTPGATSSWYKGRIGGKNLGDVLKGWGFAPSVTSQAFRLDVDGRWPGSPAWVATKRFSGSLDASLTKGQFVEVEGSAQALRVFGLLNFNSIGRRLRLDFSDLFGKGLSYDRVKGLLVASDGVYVTREPITLTGPSSNLELNGTLDMVADRVDAKLLVTLPVTNNLPIAALIVGAPAVGGALFLIDKLIGDRVARFASVRYDVKGPWKEPKITFDKPF; encoded by the coding sequence ATGGAGCGTCTGACACGCTTGATCGCGACGCTGACCCGTTGGGGGCTGGGGCTTTGCGCCCTGTTGCTGGTGTTGCTGGCGTTGTACGTCAGCCTCGGTCGCGAGCTGGTCCCGCTGGTGGCCGAATACCGCGCCGAGGTCGAGACCCGCGCGGGTGCCGCCTTGGGCATGCCTGTGCACATCGGTAGCCTGGACGGCAGTTGGGACGCTTTGGCACCGATCCTGGCGGCGCGCGACGTGGTGGTCGGCGAGGGCCCCAATGCCTTGCACCTGGACCAGGTGCGGGCCGTGCCTGACCTGTGGGGCAGCCTGCTGGCGCGTCAGGTGCGCATCGCCCACCTGGAAGTCAGTGGCCTGAAGATCAGCCTCAAGGAGGGCGCCGACGGCAAGTGGGCGCTGGAAGGCCTGCCGGTGAAGGACGAGCAGCCCCTCGATCCGCAGCAACTGCTCGAACGCATGCAAGTGGTCTCCAAGTTCTCGGTGCTCGATAGCCAGGTGACCTTGCAACCCGTCGAGCAACCGCCGCTGACCCTGACCTACGTCGGCTTGAGCCTGCGTACCGGCACCACCCGCCAGCGCCTGGACGCACGCCTGACCCTGCCTGACGGGCAGCCGGTGGCGATCAACCTGCGCACCCGCCTGCGCGCCAGCGACTGGAAGAACGGCCAGGCCGATGCCTATTTGAGCCTGCCGCAAAGCGACTGGTCCAAATGGCTGCCCAAACGCCTGACCCAGCAATGGAATTTCTCCCGGATCCAGGCCGGTGGTGAGTTCTGGCTCAGTTGGGGCGAGGGCACGGTGCAAAGCGCGGCCATGCGCCTGAACGCGCCGCAGCTCCAGGGCGCCTACGGCGAACGCAAGCCGGTACAGATTCACAACCTGGCCCTCAACGCTTATTTCCAGCGCGGTAGCCAAGGGTTCACCGCGACCTTCGATTCCCTGGCGATGAACCTGGGCGAGACCCGCTGGGAATCGCACCTGCAACTGCAACAAACCGCCGCCACCGAGCAGGCCGAGGAGCGTTGGCACCTGCAGGCCGATCGCCTCGACCTGACCCCGCTCACGCCTTTGCTCAATGCCCTGGCGCCGTTGCCCGAAGGCCTGGCCACGACGATTGATCGGCTCAAGGTGACCGGTGGCCTGCGCAACGTGCTGCTGGACTACCGGCCGCAGAACACCGGTGACCAGAAAGTCAGCTTCGCCACCAACCTGGACACCGTCGGCTTTGATGCCTATCGCGGCGCTCCGGCGGCGCGCAACGTCTCCGGGAGCCTGAGCGGCGACCTGGGCGGCGGCGAACTGCGCATGGACAGCAAGGACTTTTCCCTGCACCTGGACCCGATCTTCGCCAAGCCCTGGCAGTACTTGCAGGCCAATGCCCGGCTGACCTGGAAGCTCGACAAGCAAAGCTTCACCCTGATCGCGCCCTACCTGAAGGTGCTGGGCGAGGAAGGCCGGATTGCCGGCGACTTCCTGATTCGCCTGCATTTGGACCACAGCCAGGAAGACTACATGGACCTGCGGGTCGGCCTGGTGGACGGTGACGGGCGCTACACCGCCAAGTACCTGCCGGCGGTCCTCAGTCCGGCGCTGGATGAGTGGTTGCGCACGGCCATCGTCAAGGGCGCGGTGGACGAGGGTTTTTTCCAGTATCAAGGCTCGCTCAATCACGGTGCCGGGGACGCGGCGCGCAGCATCAGCCTGTTTTTCAAGGTGCACGACGCCGAACTGGCGTTCCAGCCGGGCTGGCCTTCGGTCAGCAAGGTCAGCGGCGATGTCTTCGTCGAAGACAGCGGCGTGCGCATCTATGCCAGCCAGGGGCAGTTGCTCGATACCCAGGTCAAGGATGTTTCGGTGAACATTCCCCATGTACCGACCGGCCAGAGCTCTCATCTGCTGCTGGACGGCGGGTTCGCCGGTGGGCTGGGCGATGGTTTGAAAATCCTCCAGAGCGCACCGATCGGGACCGCCGAGACGTTTGCCGGCTGGGAAGGCGAGGGCGACCTGAAAGGCAGCGTGAAGCTGGATATCCCGCTGGTCAAAGGCGAGCAACCGAAGATCCTGGTGGACTTTGCCACTGACCAGGCTCGTCTCAAGCTCAGCGAGCCGGCGCTGGAACTGACCCAGCTCAAGGGCGATTTCCGCTTCGACAGCAACAAGGGCCTGAGCGGCAAGGGCATCAGCGCCCGGGCATTCGACCGGCCCGTGACCGCGCAGATTTTCGCCGAGGGCCGTGCCGGTGCGCTCAACACGCGGGTCGCCGCGTCCGGGCAGGTGGAGATCAAGAAGCTCACCAGTTGGCTGAACGTCACCCAACCGTTGCCGGTATCGGGCGTCGTGCCCTACCAGTTGCAAGTGATCCTCGACGGCGCCGACAGCCAGTTGTCGGTCAGCTCCAGCCTCAAGGGCGTGGCCGTCGACCTGCCGGCCCCCTTCGGCATGGCCGCCGATGTCGGGCGTGACACGGTGTTTCGCATGACCCTGCAGGGGCCGGAGCGGCGTTATTGGGTCGATTATGGTGACCTGGCCAGCTTCACTTACGCCGCACCCAGCGGGAAAGTCGCTGACGGTCGCGGCGAGTTGCTGCTGGGCGCCGGCGATGCGGTGCTGCCTGGGGCCAAGGGGCTGCGACTGCGCGGCACATTGTCGGAGCTGGACGTAAGTCCCTGGCAGGACCTGGTGAACAAGTACGCCGGCCAGGATCCGGGTGGCAGTGCCAAGCAACTGCTCAGCAGCGTCGATCTGACCGTCGGCAAGCTCACGGCCATGGGCACCACCCTGGACCAGGCGTCGGTGCAACTGGATCGCAAGCCGAACGCCTGGGCCTTGCGGCTCGACAGCCAGCAGGCCAAAGGCAATGTCAGCCTGCCGGACGCCAAGGCCGCTCCGATTGGCATCAAGCTTGACTACGTTCGCCTGCCGGCCCCAGACCCGACGGTCCAGGCCGATGAAAACGCTCCGGACCCGTTGGCGTCGGTCGATCCCGGCAAGATCCCGGCGATGGATATCGCCATCGACCAATTGTTCCAGGGCCCTGACCTCATCGGCGCGTGGTCGTTGCAAGTGCGACCGACCGCCAAGGGCATCGCGCTGAACAACCTGGACATGGGCCTCAAGGGCATGGTGTTGAACGGCAGCGGCGGCTGGGAAGGTACCCCTGGCGCCACCAGCAGTTGGTACAAGGGACGGATCGGCGGCAAGAACCTGGGCGATGTGCTCAAGGGCTGGGGGTTCGCACCGAGCGTGACCAGCCAGGCCTTCCGCCTGGATGTCGATGGTCGCTGGCCCGGTTCGCCGGCGTGGGTCGCCACCAAGCGCTTCTCCGGCAGCCTCGACGCGTCGTTGACCAAGGGCCAGTTCGTCGAAGTCGAAGGCAGCGCCCAGGCGTTGCGGGTATTTGGCCTGTTGAACTTCAACTCCATCGGCCGACGCTTGCGCCTGGACTTCTCCGACCTGTTCGGCAAGGGCTTGAGCTACGACCGGGTCAAGGGACTGCTGGTGGCGAGCGACGGGGTGTACGTGACCCGCGAGCCCATTACCCTGACCGGGCCGTCGAGCAACCTGGAGCTCAATGGCACGCTGGACATGGTGGCCGACCGCGTCGACGCCAAGCTGCTGGTGACGTTGCCGGTGACCAACAACCTGCCGATCGCCGCGCTGATCGTCGGTGCACCGGCGGTGGGTGGGGCGTTGTTTCTGATCGACAAGCTGATTGGCGACCGCGTGGCGCGTTTTGCCAGCGTAAGATACGACGTCAAGGGGCCGTGGAAAGAGCCGAAGATCACCTTCGACAAGCCGTTCTGA
- the rng gene encoding ribonuclease G, whose translation MSEEILINITPMESRVAVVENGVLQEVHVERTQKRGIVGNIYKGKVVRVLPGMQAAFVDIGLDRAAFIHASEISMREGPAVESISALVHEGQSLVVQVTKDPIGSKGARLTTQLSIPSRYLVYMPRTAHVGISLKIEDEAERERLKQVVSDCVEKEGIKEAGGFILRTAAEGAGADEILMDIRYLRRLWDQIAAQIKTIATPSVIYEDLGLALRTLRDLVSPKIEKIRIDSRETFQKTTQFVAELMPEIADRLEHYPGERPIFDLYGVEDEIQKALERKVPLKSGGYLVVDPAEAMSTIDVNTGAFVGHRNLEETIFKTNLEAATAIARQLRLRNLGGIIIIDFIDMEDEEHQRQVLRTLEKQLERDHAKTNIIGITELGLVQMTRKRTRESLEQVLCEPCSSCQGRGKLKTPETVCYEIFREILREARAYQATGYRVLANQKVVDRLLDEESGNVAELEAFIGRTIRFQVETMYSQEQYDVVLL comes from the coding sequence ATGAGTGAAGAGATCCTGATCAACATCACGCCGATGGAATCGCGCGTGGCGGTGGTTGAAAACGGTGTGCTGCAAGAGGTCCACGTCGAGCGCACGCAAAAGCGTGGCATCGTTGGCAATATCTACAAGGGCAAGGTGGTGCGAGTGCTGCCGGGCATGCAGGCGGCCTTCGTCGACATCGGCCTGGACCGCGCGGCGTTCATCCATGCGTCGGAAATCTCCATGCGTGAAGGGCCGGCCGTGGAGAGCATCAGCGCGCTGGTGCACGAAGGCCAGAGCCTGGTGGTGCAGGTCACCAAGGATCCCATCGGTTCCAAGGGCGCCCGCCTGACTACGCAGTTGTCGATTCCGTCTCGCTACCTGGTGTACATGCCGCGCACCGCCCACGTCGGCATTTCCCTGAAGATCGAAGACGAAGCCGAGCGCGAGCGCCTCAAGCAGGTGGTCAGCGACTGCGTGGAAAAAGAAGGCATCAAGGAAGCCGGTGGGTTCATCCTGCGCACCGCCGCCGAAGGGGCCGGGGCCGATGAGATCCTCATGGACATCCGCTACCTGCGAAGGCTCTGGGACCAGATCGCCGCGCAGATCAAGACCATCGCCACCCCCAGCGTGATCTACGAAGACCTGGGCCTGGCACTGCGGACCTTGCGCGACCTGGTCAGCCCCAAGATCGAGAAAATCCGTATCGACTCCCGGGAAACCTTCCAGAAAACCACGCAGTTCGTCGCCGAACTGATGCCGGAAATCGCCGATCGCCTGGAACATTACCCTGGCGAGCGGCCGATTTTCGACCTGTACGGGGTCGAGGATGAAATCCAGAAAGCCCTGGAGCGCAAGGTGCCGCTCAAGTCCGGCGGTTACCTGGTGGTCGATCCGGCCGAAGCCATGAGCACCATCGACGTCAACACCGGAGCGTTCGTCGGCCATCGCAACCTGGAAGAAACCATCTTCAAGACCAACCTGGAAGCCGCCACGGCGATTGCCCGCCAACTGCGCCTGCGCAACCTGGGCGGGATCATCATCATCGACTTCATCGACATGGAAGATGAAGAGCACCAGCGCCAGGTGCTGCGGACCCTGGAAAAACAACTCGAACGCGATCACGCCAAGACCAACATCATCGGGATCACCGAACTGGGCCTGGTGCAGATGACCCGCAAGCGCACCCGCGAAAGCCTCGAGCAGGTGCTGTGCGAGCCGTGCAGCAGTTGCCAGGGGCGCGGCAAGCTCAAGACCCCGGAAACCGTGTGTTACGAAATCTTCCGGGAAATCCTCCGGGAGGCGCGCGCCTACCAGGCGACCGGCTATAGAGTGTTGGCCAACCAGAAAGTGGTGGATCGCCTGCTCGACGAGGAGTCAGGCAATGTCGCGGAGTTGGAAGCGTTTATCGGACGCACGATTCGTTTCCAGGTCGAAACCATGTATTCCCAGGAACAATACGACGTGGTGTTGCTCTGA
- a CDS encoding Maf family protein: MKPLYLASGSPRRRELLTQIGVPFTAIGADIDETPLDHEPPSAYVERLARGKAEAGRRALDADVDGCVLGADTAVVLEGRILGKPVDQADALSMLLSLSGRDHEVLTAIAVLDGSSCESRVVRSRVRFRPITEQEALAYWASGEPRDKAGSYGIQGLGAVFVAGLEGSYSAVVGLPLCETAELLGHFGIPCWQTLSAR; encoded by the coding sequence ATGAAACCGCTTTACCTCGCCTCAGGCTCACCGCGTCGGCGTGAGCTGCTCACGCAGATCGGCGTGCCCTTTACCGCCATTGGCGCCGACATCGATGAAACACCCCTGGATCACGAACCCCCCTCGGCCTATGTCGAGCGCCTGGCGCGCGGCAAGGCCGAGGCTGGGCGGCGAGCCCTGGACGCCGATGTGGATGGCTGCGTGCTCGGTGCGGACACCGCCGTGGTGCTGGAGGGGCGGATTCTCGGCAAGCCAGTGGACCAGGCCGACGCCTTGTCCATGCTGCTGAGCCTGTCTGGTCGCGACCATGAAGTGCTGACCGCCATTGCCGTGCTGGACGGCTCGAGCTGCGAATCACGGGTGGTGCGCAGTCGGGTGCGTTTTCGCCCCATCACCGAACAGGAAGCGCTGGCCTATTGGGCCAGCGGCGAACCTCGGGACAAGGCCGGCAGCTATGGTATCCAAGGGCTGGGCGCGGTGTTCGTCGCCGGGCTCGAAGGCAGCTATTCGGCCGTGGTTGGCCTGCCCCTGTGCGAAACCGCAGAACTGCTGGGCCATTTCGGCATACCCTGTTGGCAAACCTTGAGCGCGCGCTGA
- the mreD gene encoding rod shape-determining protein MreD, whose product MSSTQSGNGWMVWLTFAIGLLLSVSPLPQFMEILRPLWLALLLAFWALALPHKVGMVTAWCLGLAEDVLYGTLLGQNALILTLITFLVLSLQQRLRMFPMWQQCLVILVIFGLAQLVQLWLSALTGNRQPTLALVLPALVSALLWPWVSFGLRGLRLRFKIN is encoded by the coding sequence ATGAGCAGTACCCAATCCGGTAACGGCTGGATGGTCTGGTTGACCTTCGCCATCGGCCTGTTGCTCAGTGTTTCGCCGCTGCCGCAATTCATGGAAATCCTGCGCCCCCTGTGGCTGGCCCTGTTGCTGGCCTTCTGGGCGCTGGCGTTGCCCCACAAGGTCGGCATGGTCACCGCCTGGTGCCTCGGCCTGGCCGAGGATGTGCTTTACGGCACGCTGCTGGGGCAGAACGCGTTGATCCTGACGCTGATTACCTTCCTGGTGCTGTCGCTGCAACAACGCCTGCGGATGTTCCCCATGTGGCAGCAGTGCCTGGTGATTCTGGTGATCTTCGGTCTGGCGCAACTGGTGCAGCTGTGGCTCAGCGCGCTGACCGGCAATCGCCAGCCAACCCTGGCGCTGGTCTTGCCAGCCCTGGTCAGTGCCTTGCTCTGGCCATGGGTCAGCTTCGGTTTGCGTGGCCTGCGCCTGCGTTTCAAAATCAACTGA
- the mreC gene encoding rod shape-determining protein MreC, with protein MKPLFAKGPSLGVRLLVLTVLSVALMVVDARFTLLKPVRSQMSLVLMESYWITDLPQRLWQGVASQFGSRTELVAENEKLKTENLLLQGRMQKLAALTEQNVRLRELLNSSALVNEKVEVAELIGMDPNPFTHRILINKGERDGVVLGQPVLDARGLMGQVVELMPYTSRVLLLTDTTHSIPVQVNRNGLRAIASGTGNPERLELRHVADTADIKEGDLLVSSGLGQRFPAGYPVATVKEVIHDSGQPFAIVRAVPTAALNRSRYLLLVFSDNRTPEERANDAAVAQEAQDRQGGESAAPATAVPAPVPAIVPKPPVPAPATATTPAAAPAAPAAKPTRSATHAPAAQPAQPARPAAKPPASTPATAPATRGAREE; from the coding sequence ATTAAACCGCTTTTCGCCAAAGGCCCCTCATTGGGTGTGCGCCTGCTGGTGCTGACCGTGCTATCGGTCGCGCTGATGGTGGTCGATGCCCGCTTCACGCTGCTCAAGCCTGTACGCAGCCAGATGTCGCTGGTGTTGATGGAATCCTATTGGATCACCGACCTGCCGCAGCGCTTGTGGCAAGGTGTCGCCAGCCAATTTGGCAGCCGGACCGAACTGGTCGCCGAAAACGAAAAACTCAAGACCGAAAACCTGCTGTTGCAGGGGCGCATGCAGAAGCTGGCGGCCCTCACCGAGCAGAACGTGCGACTGCGCGAGTTGCTCAACTCCTCCGCACTGGTCAACGAGAAGGTCGAAGTGGCCGAGTTGATCGGCATGGACCCCAACCCCTTCACCCACCGCATCCTGATCAACAAGGGCGAGCGCGACGGTGTGGTCCTTGGTCAACCGGTGCTCGATGCCCGGGGCCTGATGGGCCAGGTGGTGGAGTTGATGCCTTACACATCTCGCGTGCTGTTGCTGACCGATACCACCCACAGCATTCCGGTGCAGGTCAACCGCAACGGCCTGCGGGCGATTGCCAGCGGCACCGGCAACCCGGAGCGCCTGGAGCTGCGGCACGTGGCCGATACCGCCGATATCAAGGAAGGCGACCTGCTGGTCAGCTCCGGCCTCGGCCAGCGTTTCCCGGCCGGGTATCCGGTGGCAACGGTCAAGGAAGTCATCCATGACTCCGGCCAGCCGTTCGCCATTGTGCGCGCGGTGCCGACGGCGGCGCTGAATCGCAGCCGCTACCTGCTGCTGGTCTTCAGCGACAACCGCACGCCCGAAGAGCGCGCCAACGACGCCGCCGTGGCCCAGGAAGCCCAGGACCGGCAGGGCGGCGAGTCGGCCGCCCCGGCTACGGCTGTGCCGGCGCCAGTCCCAGCCATCGTGCCAAAACCACCCGTGCCTGCACCGGCTACGGCAACGACGCCGGCCGCTGCTCCGGCCGCACCTGCTGCGAAACCGACCCGCTCGGCTACCCACGCGCCCGCCGCGCAGCCAGCTCAGCCAGCCCGGCCCGCCGCCAAACCGCCAGCCTCCACGCCGGCCACTGCGCCAGCCACCAGGGGAGCACGAGAAGAATGA
- the mreB gene encoding rod shape-determining protein MreB, which yields MFKKLRGMFSSDLSIDLGTANTLIYVRERGIVLNEPSVVAIRTHGNQKSVVAVGTEAKRMLGRTPGNIAAIRPMKDGVIADFSVCEKMLQYFINKVHENSFLQPSPRVLICVPCKSTQVERRAIRESALGAGAREVFLIEEPMAAAIGAGLPVEEARGSMVVDIGGGTTEIALISLNGVVYAESVRVGGDRFDEAIITYVRRNYGSLIGESTAERIKQEIGTAYPGGEVREVDVRGRNLAEGVPRAFTLNSNEVLEALQESLATIVQAVKSALEQSPPELASDIAERGLVLTGGGALLRDLDKLLAQETGLPVIVAEDPLTCVARGGGRALEMMDKHTMDLLSSE from the coding sequence ATGTTCAAGAAACTGCGTGGCATGTTTTCCAGCGATCTTTCCATCGACCTGGGCACTGCCAACACCCTTATTTACGTGCGCGAGCGCGGTATCGTCCTGAATGAACCCTCGGTCGTGGCCATCCGCACCCACGGTAACCAGAAAAGTGTCGTGGCTGTCGGTACGGAAGCCAAGCGCATGCTGGGCCGTACACCGGGCAACATCGCGGCCATTCGCCCAATGAAGGACGGCGTGATCGCCGACTTCAGCGTCTGCGAAAAGATGCTGCAGTACTTCATCAACAAGGTTCACGAAAACAGCTTTCTGCAGCCCAGCCCTCGTGTGCTGATCTGCGTTCCATGCAAGTCCACCCAGGTAGAGCGTCGCGCTATCCGTGAATCGGCCCTCGGTGCCGGTGCCCGTGAAGTGTTCCTGATCGAAGAACCCATGGCCGCTGCCATCGGTGCCGGCCTGCCGGTGGAAGAAGCCCGCGGCTCGATGGTCGTCGACATCGGTGGCGGTACCACTGAAATCGCGCTGATCTCCCTCAACGGTGTGGTCTACGCCGAATCCGTACGTGTGGGCGGCGACCGTTTCGACGAAGCGATCATCACTTATGTGCGTCGCAACTACGGCAGCCTGATCGGCGAATCCACCGCCGAGCGTATCAAGCAGGAAATCGGCACGGCCTACCCGGGCGGTGAAGTACGTGAAGTCGACGTGCGCGGTCGCAACCTGGCCGAAGGCGTTCCACGGGCCTTTACCCTCAACTCCAACGAGGTGCTCGAAGCGCTGCAAGAGTCGCTGGCGACCATCGTCCAGGCCGTCAAGAGCGCCCTGGAGCAGTCGCCGCCGGAACTGGCGTCGGACATCGCCGAGCGCGGCCTGGTGCTGACCGGTGGTGGCGCGCTGTTGCGTGACCTCGACAAGTTGTTGGCCCAGGAAACCGGCCTGCCGGTGATCGTTGCCGAAGACCCGTTGACCTGTGTTGCCCGCGGCGGTGGCCGTGCATTGGAAATGATGGACAAGCACACCATGGACCTGCTCTCCAGCGAATAA